The following coding sequences lie in one Palaemon carinicauda isolate YSFRI2023 chromosome 7, ASM3689809v2, whole genome shotgun sequence genomic window:
- the LOC137644227 gene encoding protein FAM200C-like — translation MVGRHRGFIAHLKREVPDIFTIHCVIHRQHLAAKHLSDRLHSTLQAVIKAVNRIKAYSLNDRIFRQLCHENEEEFERLLLHTEVRWLSKGNCLRRFYDLYDSVLDFFKCKLLDEKISTDLENRRADVAYLSDIFNKSNEVNIKLQGTKMCLIKAKGIIMAFISKLDFYKSCLLRLDLNQFPSLKALKENQTDDSCLSDCYSSHLQALKEDMTIRFKDLKELKIPEWVVNPFQADATNADPNLV, via the coding sequence ATGGTTGGACGCCATCGTGGATTTATAGCACATCTGAAAAGAGAAGTTCCGGATATCTTTACAATCCACTGCGTCATTCACAGGCAGCATTTAGCTGCAAAGCATCTCAGTGACAGATTGCATAGTACCCTGCAAGCTGTTATCAAAGCAGTGAATAGGATCAAAGCCTATTCATTGAATGACCGCATCTTTCGCCAACTTTGtcatgaaaatgaagaagaatttgaACGGCTCTTGCTACATACGGAAGTCAGATGGCTTTCAAAAGGCAACTGTCTACGACGCTTTTATGACCTCTATGATTCTGTTCTTGATTTCTTTAAGTGTAAATTATTGGACGAGAAAATTAGTACAGATTTGGAAAACAGAAGAGCAGATGTTGCTTATTTGTCTGATATTTTCAACAAATCAAATGAGGTCAACATTAAATTGCAAGGAACCAAAATGTGTCTCATCAAAGCAAAGGGAATAATAATGGCATTTATTAGTAAATTAGATTTCTACAAAAGCTGTTTACTAAGACTAGACTTAAATCAGTTTCCTAGCTTAAAAGCACTGAAGGAAAACCAAACCGATGATTCTTGTTTGTCAGACTGCTATTCCTCTCATCTTCAAGCACTGAAAGAAGATATGACGATCAGATttaaagatctcaaagaattgaaaATACCAGAGTGGGTTGTAAATCCATTCCAGGCTGATGCAACCAATGCTGATCCAAATCTAGTTTAA